One region of Populus trichocarpa isolate Nisqually-1 chromosome 4, P.trichocarpa_v4.1, whole genome shotgun sequence genomic DNA includes:
- the LOC7468372 gene encoding protein trichome birefringence-like 19 yields the protein MKFNDNEFSKGKNSQHGTSKKLLLLAFSLVFLTIIPLYLFSTSHSPLSSPKIDVSDLRNIGMVKECDIFSGKWIPYPKGPYYTDATCSLIIDQHNCMKSGRPDTEFMKWRWRPDECELPFFNAKLFLELVKGKKMAFVGDSVGRNQMQSLLCLLASVTYPVDISHRYAVDTAYFKRWFYADYRFTLATLWSPFLVKSRDADPSGHSLNSLMSLYLDQADEAWASEIENFDYVIISAGQWFFRPLIYYMNGQVVGCHNCYMDNITAITKYFGYRMAFRTAFKTLQSLKNYKGITFLRTFSPSHFENGAWNEGGNCIRTMPFTTEEKKLDGYELEFYLTQVEELRKAQKKGRKRGAKFELLPTTEAMLLRPDGHPNHYGRSPHSNVTVADCVHWCLPGPIDTWNELLLYMMRREARGSFNEKLQKNISRKI from the exons ATGAAGTTTAATGACAATGAGTTTTCCAAAGGAAAGAACTCACAGCACGGCACCTCCAAAAAGTTGCTGCTGCTAGCCTTCAGTCTAGTTTTCCTCACTATAATCCCTCTCTACCTGTTTTCAACTTCACATTCTCCACTTTCATCTCCTAAGATTGATGTCAGTGATTTGAGAAACATAGGAATGGTGAAGGAATGTGACATCTTTAGTGGAAAATGGATTCCTTATCCTAAAGGGCCTTACTACACTGATGCAACTTGTAGCCTAATCATCGACCAGCACAATTGCATGAAGTCTGGGAGACCTGATACAGAGTTCATGAAATGGAGGTGGAGACCAGACGAATGTGAGCTACCGTTCTTTAATGCAAAGCTGTTCTTGGAACTTGTTAAAGGGAAGAAGATGGCCTTCGTCGGAGACTCCGTAGGTAGGAACCAAATGCAATCATTGCTGTGTCTCTTAGCCAGT GTGACCTATCCCGTGGATATTTCTCATAGATATGCAGTAGACACGGCATATTTCAAACGCTGGTTCTACGCTGATTACAGGTTTACCCTTGCGACTCTTTGGTCTCCATTCTTGGTTAAGTCCCGTGATGCAGACCCCAGTGGTCATTCCCTCAACAGCCTGATGAGCCTTTACTTAGACCAAGCTGATGAGGCATGGGCTAGCGAGATTGAAAATTTCGACTATGTGATCATCTCAGCTGGACAATGGTTCTTCCGTCCTCTGATATACTACATGAATGGTCAGGTTGTGGGTTGTCATAACTGCTATATGGACAACATTACTGCTATTACAAAGTACTTCGGCTACAGAATGGCATTTCGAACTGCCTTTAAGACCCTTCAAAGCCTAAAGAACTACAAGGGCATTACATTCTTAAGGACGTTTTCTCCTTCACACTTCGAAAATGGAGCATGGAATGAAGGAGGGAATTGTATCAGGACAATGCCCTTTACAACCGAGGAAAAGAAGCTTGATGGTTATGAATTGGAATTCTACCTGACACAAGTTGAAGAACTAAGGAAAGCACAGAAAAAAGGGAGGAAGAGGGGCGCGAAATTTGAGCTACTACCTACAACAGAAGCAATGCTGCTGAGGCCAGATGGGCACCCAAACCATTATGGGCGCTCACCTCATAGCAATGTGACTGTAGCTGATTGTGTTCACTGGTGCTTGCCAGGCCCCATTGACACTTGGAATGAGTTGTTGCTTTATATGATGAGGAGGGAAGCTCGGGGATCTTTCAATGAGAAGCTacagaaaaatatttcaagaaaaatatga
- the LOC7494562 gene encoding uncharacterized protein LOC7494562, whose translation MAGLLAWAADVVGAHGNNHELSEDRIPIVLTEDQQKYVQELDSKASSLSRSIQGLRLRLPSPDISQRLPHILAHSLASNAALALQLNAHSATKEQAQLRKVTLQEENAAYEKAILNCENKLQERMQETDLLLQKLQEMDETEQTLMEELENAETALDARQSGKSVESVVASETTAEAGPDAEAEKSAILEKLDNKKKELSSMEEIVQDLEKRWVQVQENELKQPTPAQREKLLDKQLHSLMEQLAAKQAQAEGLVGEIHLKEMELERLKGLWRKIESSNVEGNTARNRFGRSTSEKGSASTDYMVDKLPYSTGGRTEHQQRLMLLRSAFVMYILFLNIVVLIKLSF comes from the exons ATGGCGGGATTGCTGGCGTGGGCAGCAGATGTAGTAGGAGCCCATGGAAACAACCATGAATTATCAGAAGATAGAATCCCAATTGTGTTAACTGAAGATCAACAAAAGTATGTTCAAGAATTAGATTCAAAGGCTTCATCTTTGAGCCGTTCGATCCAAGGTCTACGGCTTAGATTGCCTTCACCTGATATCTCTCAACGTCTACCTCACATTCTTGCTCATTCTCTTGCCTCCAATGCTGCTCTTGCTCTCCAGTTGAATGCTCATTCTGCTACTAAAGAGCAG GCCCAATTAAGAAAGGTGACCCTCCAGGAAGAAAATGCTGCATATGAAAAGGCTATATTAAATTGTGAAAATAAACTACAGGAGCGAATGCAGGAAACAGATTTACTTCTTCAGAAGCTACAG GAAATGGATGAGACTGAGCAAACTTTGATGGAGGAGCTGGAAAATGCAGAAACTGCATTGGATGCCAGGCAAAGTGGAAAGTCTGTTGAATCAGTTGTTGCATCTGAAACGACAGCTGAAGCTGGACCAGATGCAGAAGCTGAGAAGTCTGCTATATTAGAGAAGTTggataacaagaaaaaagaattg AGTTCAATGGAAGAAATTGTTCAAGATTTAGAGAAAAGGTGGGTGCAAGTTCAAGAGAATGAACTGAAGCAGCCTACTCCAG CTCAGAGAGAGAAGTTATTGGATAAACAGCTTCATAGCCTAATGGAGCAACTAGCAGCAAAACAG GCACAAGCAGAAGGCCTGGTCGGTGAAATTCATTTGAAAGAGATGGAGTTAGAAAGGTTGAAAGGATTGTGGAGGAAGATTGAGAGTAGCAATGTAGAGGGTAATACCGCCAGGAATCGGTTTGGAAGAAGCACCTCAGAGAAGGGTTCTGCTTCTACAGACTATATGGTTGACAAGCTACCTTATTCCACTGGTGGCCGAACTGAGCACCAACAGAGACTCATGCTTCTGCGGTCGGCTTTTGTTATGTACATTTTATTCTTGAACATTGTGGTCTTAATCAAACTTTCATTTTGA
- the LOC7494563 gene encoding protein trichome birefringence-like 19, whose amino-acid sequence MIHVPEFHLGKNCLDNGMTKLLITLVLIILAPMIPLYILNISSPIWLPYKSSESRKCDIFRGTWISYQNMPYYNNATCREIFDQQNCMKFGRPDTDFMKWKWKPDECELPRFDAEQFLELVRGKSMAFVGDSLGRNQMQSLQCLLARVVYPEDIISYTEDKRFKRWFYVNYNFTLASSWAPHLVRTIDTDPNGPTNNRLLNLYLDEADDAWAAQIETYDYVIISAGRWFYGPQVFYENGKVVGCHRCLKNTIKNLTMFYGYRKAFRTSFKTLLSLARFSGVTFLRTLSPAHFENGEWNKGGNCVRTQPVSNGEMKLEGGDLELYLTEVKEFRRAKREGKRRGLDFRLLDISAAMVVRPDGHPNHYGHWPHENVTIADCVHWCLPGPIDTWNELLLQMLKRERH is encoded by the exons ATGATTCATGTACCTGAATTTCACCTTGGCAAAAACTGTTTAGACAATGGCATGACCAAACTTCTCATAACCCTTGTTCTAATAATTCTTGCCCCCATGATTCCTCTCTACATCCTGAATATCTCATCACCAATATGGCTGCCTTATAAGAGCTCTGAGAGCAGAAAATGTGACATATTTCGTGGGACATGGATTTCGTATCAGAATATGCCATACTATaataatgcaacatgtcgagaaatctttgatcaACAAAACTGCATGAAGTTTGGCAGACCAGATACTGATTTCATGAAATGGAAGTGGAAACCAGACGAGTGTGAGCTGCCTCGCTTCGATGCGGAGCAGTTTTTGGAGCTTGTAAGAGGAAAGTCAATGGCATTTGTTGGAGACTCCTTAGGAAGAAACCAAATGCAGTCACTGCAGTGTCTCTTAGCCAGA GTGGTCTATCCTGAAGACATTATTTCTTACACAGAAGATAAAAGATTCAAGAGATGGTTCTATGTTAACTACAACTTCACACTAGCATCCTCTTGGGCGCCCCACTTGGTTCGAACCATTGACACAGACCCTAATGGCCCGACCAATAACCGCCTTTTGAATCTTTACTTGGATGAGGCCGACGATGCCTGGGCAGCTCAAATTGAGACGTATGACTACGTGATCATCTCGGCTGGAAGATGGTTCTATGGACCACAAGTATTTTATGAAAATGGCAAGGTTGTTGGATGCCATCGATGTCTTAAGAACACCATCAAGAACCTCACAATGTTCTATGGATACAGGAAGGCTTTTAGAACTTCTTTCAAGACCCTGCTCAGCCTTGCAAGGTTCAGTGGGGTAACATTTTTGAGGACCTTGTCACCGGCACATTTTGAGAACGGTGAATGGAATAAAGGAGGCAATTGTGTCAGGACGCAGCCCGTTTCTAATGGAGAAATGAAATTGGAAGGGGGTGATTTGGAGCTATACTTGACTGAAGTAAAGGAGTTCAGAAGAGcaaaaagggaaggaaaaaggAGGGGCTTAGATTTCAGGTTGCTAGACATAAGTGCAGCAATGGTTGTGAGGCCAGATGGACACCCAAACCATTATGGACACTGGCCGCATGAGAATGTGACTATTGCCGATTGTGTTCATTGGTGCTTACCAGGCCCAATTGATACTTGGAACGAGCTCTTGCTTCAGATGCTGAAGCGGGAAAGGCACTGA
- the LOC7494561 gene encoding probable endo-1,3(4)-beta-glucanase ARB_01444, translating to MLKKLKRRVLTSIRKSFRKPRKRMPYKPPTPSPSPSPPPQSPSPPQTPTMPQHSHHRPPNFPFLFPKAQSTVLPDPSLFLSPSLLSSPLPTSSFFQNFTLKNGDQPEYIHPYLIKSSLSSLSVSYPSQSHNSSFIYQVFVVDLTISATNKTDPNPGKSHVISSYSDLSVTLDMPSSNFRFFLVRGSPFLTCLITGNTEITISTIHAILSFSSSNSLTKYTVKLNNNQTWLIYSSSPINLSHDLSSITSEGFSGIIRIAVLPDSDPKYEAILDRFSSCYPISGDASFTKPFCLEYRWEKKGWGDLLMLAHPLHLRLLSSKDSDVTVLDDFKYNSIDGELVGVVGDSWVLKTDPVSVTWHSIKGIKEESYGEIVDALVKDVEGLDSSAITTTSSYFYGKLIARAARLALIAEEVNFLDVIPTIRKFLKETIDPWLEGTFGGNGFLHDDKWGGIVTKQGLTDSGADFGFGIYNDHHYHLGYFLYGIAVLAKVDPAWGRKYRSQAYSLMADFMNLGRRSNSNYTRLRCFDLYKLHSWAGGLTEFADGRNQESTSEAVNAYYSAALMGLAYGDTHLVATGSMLAALEIHAAQTWWHVKEGDKLYTEDFTGENRLVGVLWASKRDSGLWFAPPAWKECRLGIQLLPLLPISEVLFSDVGFVRKLVNWTLPALGREGVGEGWKGFVYALEGIYDKEIALEKIKNLNDHDDGNTLTNLLWWIHSRGDEEEGGWEGGGKFSWFGYYCH from the coding sequence ATGTTGAAAAAACTGAAGAGACGAGTCCTCACCTCAATACGCAAGTCCTTCAGAAAACCTCGCAAGCGAATGCCTTATAAACCTCCTACTCCAAGTCCATCTCCATCTCCACCTCCACAATCTCCTTCTCCTCCGCAAACTCCAACCATGCCTCAACATTCTCACCACAGGCCACCAAATTTTCCATTTCTCTTCCCTAAAGCTCAATCCACGGTCCTCCCTGATCCATCCCTTttcctctctccttctctcctctcctctccattGCCCACCAgttctttctttcaaaacttTACTCTTAAAAATGGTGATCAACCTGAATATATCCATCCATATCTCATAAAATCCTCTCTTTCTTCCCTTTCTGTTTCCTACCCATCTCAGTCTCACAACTCTTCTTTCATTTACCAGGTTTTTGTCGTTGATTTAACCATCTCCGCAACAAATAAAACTGACCCGAATCCAGGAAAAAGCCATGTTATCTCGTCTTATAGTGATCTTAGCGTCACTTTGGATATGCCCTCTTCGAATTTTCGGTTTTTTCTTGTTAGAGGAAGCCCTTTCTTGACTTGTTTGATCACTGGCAATACTGAAATTACCATTTCAACGATCCACGCCATTCTCTCATTCTCTTCAAGTAATTCGCTCACCAAGTACACTGTCAAGCTCAACAACAATCAAACATGGCTCATATATTCATCTTCTCCTATAAATTTGAGTCACGATCTTTCTTCTATCACTTCTGAAGGGTTTTCAGGGATTATAAGGATTGCTGTATTGCCGGATTCTGATCCTAAATATGAAGCAATTCTTGATAGGTTCAGTTCTTGCTATCCCATATCAGGTGATGCATCTTTCACTAAACCATTTTGTTTAGAGTATAGATGGGAAAAGAAAGGTTGGGGTGATTTGCTTATGCTTGCACATCCTTTGCACTTAAGGCTTCTATCTAGTAAGGATTCTGATGTTACTGTTTTAGATGATTTCAAGTATAATAGTATTGATGGTGAACTTGTTGGTGTTGTTGGGGATTCTTGGGTGTTGAAAACTGATCCTGTTTCAGTAACTTGGCACTCAATTAAGGGTATCAAAGAGGAATCTTATGGTGAAATTGTTGATGCACTTGTTAAGGATGTTGAGGGCTTAGATTCATCAGCTATAACAACAACATCATCTTATTTTTATGGTAAACTGATTGCAAGAGCAGCAAGGTTGGCTTTGATAGCTGAGGAGGTGAATTTTCTTGATGTGATTCCAACTATAAGAAAGTTCTTGAAGGAAACAATTGATCCATGGTTGGAAGGGACTTTTGGTGGGAATGGTTTCTTACATGATGATAAATGGGGTGGGATTGTCACCAAACAAGGGCTAACAGATTCGGGTGCTGATTTTGGGTTTGGGATTTATAATGACCATCACTATCATTTGGGGTACTTTCTGTATGGCATTGCTGTTCTTGCAAAAGTTGATCCAGCATGGGGTAGGAAGTACAGGTCACAAGCTTATTCACTTATGGCTGATTTTATGAACTTGGGAAGGCgatcaaattcaaattacaCGCGCTTGAGGTGCTTTGATTTGTATAAATTGCATTCTTGGGCTGGAGGGCTAACTGAATTTGCTGATGGGCGGAACCAAGAGAGTACAAGTGAGGCAGTGAATGCATACTATTCAGCGGCTTTAATGGGTTTAGCATATGGAGACACTCATCTTGTTGCCACGGGATCAATGCTTGCTGCGTTGGAGATTCACGCAGCACAAACATGGTGGCATGTAAAAGAGGGCGATAAGCTGTACACGGAAGATTTCACTGGAGAGAACAGGTTGGTGGGTGTTTTGTGGGCTAGCAAGAGGGATAGCGGGCTCTGGTTTGCTCCTCCTGCGTGGAAAGAGTGTAGGCTCGGCATTCAGTTGCTGCCCTTGTTGCCTATTAGCGAAGTTTTATTCTCTGATGTTGGATTTGTAAGAAAGCTAGTGAATTGGACATTACCAGCTTTGGGGAGAGAAGGAGTTGGAGAAGGATGGAAAGGATTTGTTTATGCCTTGGAAGGCATTTATGACAAAGAAATTGCTTTGGAGAAGATTAAGAACTTGAATGATCATGACGATGGCAACACACTTACTAATCTGTTATGGTGGATTCACAGCAGAGGTGATGAAGAGGAAGGGGGGTGGGAAGGAGGTGGGAAATTCAGCTGGTTTGGTTACTATTGTCACTGA